One part of the Sneathia vaginalis genome encodes these proteins:
- a CDS encoding 2-hydroxyacid dehydrogenase — protein MKVLCYGVRDVEKPFFEKLNEKFGFDLTLVPEYLNSVETAQLSKNHEAVILRGNCFATKEVLDIYKENGVKYVLTRTVGVNHIDNAYAKSIGLKTAFVPFYSPNAIAELAITHALMLLRNMALTTSMTSKKDFRCVSQMFSREIRNCTVGVIGLGKIGFTAAKLFKGLGATVLGYDLYKKENVEDILTQVDLDYLVKNSDIISLHIPFIKENGQLVTKEFLDKMKDHAILINTGRGEVVDTKALIQALKSGHLAGAGLDTVEKESGIFFKDFSNGSIGNEEFEQLVALYPRVTLSPHIGSFTDEAVKNMIETSFENLHEYISTGDCKNKIK, from the coding sequence ATGAAAGTCTTATGTTATGGTGTCAGAGATGTAGAAAAACCATTCTTTGAAAAATTAAATGAAAAATTTGGTTTTGATTTAACTCTAGTTCCTGAATACTTAAATTCAGTAGAAACTGCACAATTATCAAAAAATCATGAAGCAGTAATATTACGTGGAAATTGCTTTGCAACAAAAGAAGTCCTTGATATATACAAGGAAAATGGTGTTAAATATGTTTTAACTAGAACTGTTGGTGTTAACCATATTGATAATGCTTATGCTAAGAGTATAGGTTTAAAAACTGCATTTGTACCATTTTATTCTCCTAATGCAATAGCAGAATTAGCTATTACACACGCTTTAATGCTTTTAAGAAACATGGCTTTAACAACTAGTATGACTTCTAAAAAAGATTTCAGATGTGTTTCACAAATGTTCTCACGTGAAATTAGAAATTGTACAGTAGGTGTAATTGGTTTAGGTAAGATTGGATTTACTGCAGCAAAACTATTTAAAGGTCTTGGTGCTACTGTACTAGGTTATGACCTATACAAAAAAGAAAATGTAGAAGATATATTAACTCAAGTAGATCTTGATTATTTAGTAAAAAATAGTGATATTATATCACTTCATATTCCATTTATTAAAGAAAATGGTCAACTTGTTACTAAAGAATTTCTAGATAAAATGAAAGACCACGCTATATTAATAAATACTGGACGTGGTGAAGTAGTTGATACTAAAGCCTTAATTCAAGCACTTAAATCTGGTCACTTGGCTGGTGCTGGGCTTGATACAGTAGAAAAAGAATCTGGAATATTCTTTAAAGATTTTTCAAACGGTTCAATAGGTAACGAAGAATTTGAACAATTAGTTGCTCTTTATCCTAGAGTTACTCTATCACCACATATAGGTTCATTTACAGATGAAGCTGTTAAGAATATGATAGAAACAAGTTTTGAAAATCTACATGAATATATTTCTACTGGAGATTGTAAGAATAAGATAAAATAA
- a CDS encoding AEC family transporter has product MSHILVILNTKFLSAIFSTIFIILIGYFLRKKNKVTEQGSKILSSILLSAALPALAFNAFMQDIKPETYTTGINVLIFGFVAYVLLIFLSYIFYIRYEGDAKKTMIVLTTFGSTTFFGIPIINGLLGSTGTLYANIFNIAYRVFLYSFGLIMMSGIKFEKKNLKQIFLNPIIIATFLGLIIWIFQKYIPFARIDKTAKPIFAGLKYLGNLSSPLAWLAIGMTLANISLKEALEEVQTLVYGVIKLIVIPLIFLVLLIILNSLGIHFQYEAITSIIIMLATPPATVAVAYAIKFDKKAVLASNISLVNTVLSVFAIIIWIVVLTITHGMGLI; this is encoded by the coding sequence ATGTCACATATTTTAGTAATTTTAAACACAAAATTTTTATCAGCAATTTTTTCTACAATATTCATAATATTAATTGGATATTTTTTAAGAAAAAAGAACAAAGTTACAGAACAAGGGTCAAAAATATTAAGTTCTATACTTTTGTCTGCAGCTTTACCTGCATTAGCATTTAATGCTTTCATGCAAGATATTAAGCCAGAAACATATACAACTGGTATAAATGTATTAATCTTTGGATTTGTTGCATATGTTTTATTAATCTTTTTATCTTACATTTTCTACATTAGATACGAAGGTGATGCTAAGAAAACTATGATAGTATTAACTACATTTGGTTCTACAACATTCTTTGGTATACCTATCATAAACGGTTTACTTGGTAGCACTGGTACACTATATGCAAATATATTCAATATTGCTTATAGAGTATTCCTTTATTCATTTGGGTTAATAATGATGAGTGGTATTAAATTTGAAAAGAAAAATTTAAAACAAATTTTCCTTAACCCTATAATAATTGCAACTTTCTTAGGATTAATTATTTGGATATTCCAAAAATACATACCATTTGCAAGAATAGATAAAACTGCAAAACCTATATTTGCTGGTCTTAAATATTTAGGTAACCTATCTTCACCATTAGCATGGCTTGCAATAGGTATGACTTTAGCAAATATATCATTAAAAGAAGCACTAGAAGAAGTTCAAACTCTTGTATATGGTGTTATAAAATTAATTGTAATTCCTTTAATCTTCTTAGTATTATTAATAATACTAAACTCTTTAGGAATACACTTCCAATATGAAGCAATTACAAGTATTATTATTATGCTTGCAACACCACCTGCAACTGTTGCTGTTGCTTATGCTATTAAGTTTGATAAAAAAGCTGTACTTGCATCTAATATTTCATTAGTAAATACTGTATTATCTGTATTTGCTATAATAATATGGATAGTTGTATTAACTATTACTCATGGTATGGGATTAATTTAG
- a CDS encoding RecX family transcriptional regulator has translation MLTIIKLVKNKIYLSNEEIIDVNPDIIHEYKLRQGDDITDKYTDVLLASIKNKAIFYIYLKPRTSYELISKLKAKYTNIDLINEAVMYMKECGYIDDVDYALSYILTHSNSRQKNYFKLMQKGIKKADIDLAYTDVPENTEEDQLEKEIAKLKENKIELPKIILKLTRKGYEYSKIKKVIDKMK, from the coding sequence ATGTTAACAATAATAAAGTTAGTGAAGAATAAGATTTATCTATCAAATGAAGAGATAATAGATGTTAATCCAGATATTATACATGAGTATAAGCTAAGACAGGGCGATGATATTACAGATAAGTATACAGATGTATTGCTAGCTTCAATAAAGAATAAGGCAATATTTTACATTTACTTAAAACCTAGAACTAGCTATGAATTAATTTCAAAATTAAAAGCAAAGTATACGAATATTGACTTAATTAATGAAGCTGTTATGTATATGAAAGAGTGTGGATATATTGATGATGTAGACTATGCACTTTCATACATTTTAACACATAGTAATAGTAGACAAAAAAACTATTTTAAATTAATGCAAAAGGGTATAAAAAAAGCAGATATTGATTTAGCGTATACAGATGTACCAGAAAACACTGAAGAAGATCAACTAGAAAAAGAAATAGCTAAATTGAAGGAGAATAAGATAGAATTGCCTAAGATAATATTAAAACTAACAAGAAAAGGTTATGAATATTCAAAAATAAAGAAGGTAATAGATAAAATGAAGTAA
- a CDS encoding AEC family transporter gives MTKLSEILNTAFLSAIACTVIIILIGYYLRKKNIVPENCANAISSMSLSATLPPLAFTAFMQDIRPETFTTGMNVLVFSFVAYIFLIMLGYLFYFKYTGRYKKALIVFTAFGSTTFFAIPIIDGIIGSSGTLYANIFNIGYRVFLYTFGLIMMSDMEFELKNLKKIFLNPIIIATFLGLVFWLLQNRFPILRIDRSFKPLFFVLKSLAQTSAPLAFFAIGMTLANVSLKECIKEKMTIIYCILRLVVIPAIFLVLLVLLDYIGIRFEYNAVIAIIIMLTTPPATVAVSYAIKYDNEAVLASNISLIGTFISIILIIFWVIVLTIAHGYGII, from the coding sequence ATGACAAAATTAAGTGAAATATTAAATACAGCATTTTTATCCGCAATAGCTTGTACTGTTATTATTATACTAATAGGATATTATTTAAGAAAGAAAAATATAGTGCCTGAAAATTGTGCAAATGCTATAAGCTCTATGTCTTTGAGTGCAACATTGCCACCACTAGCTTTTACAGCTTTTATGCAAGATATTAGACCTGAAACATTTACTACTGGAATGAATGTTCTAGTTTTTAGTTTTGTTGCCTATATATTCTTAATAATGCTAGGGTATTTATTCTACTTTAAATATACTGGTAGATACAAAAAAGCACTAATTGTATTTACAGCTTTTGGTTCAACAACATTTTTTGCAATACCAATTATAGACGGGATAATAGGGTCATCAGGTACTTTATATGCAAATATATTCAATATTGGCTATAGGGTGTTTCTATATACATTTGGTTTAATTATGATGAGTGATATGGAATTTGAGCTAAAAAACCTTAAAAAGATATTTTTAAACCCAATAATTATTGCTACTTTTTTAGGATTAGTTTTCTGGCTTTTACAAAATAGATTCCCCATACTAAGAATTGATAGATCATTTAAACCTTTATTCTTTGTATTAAAATCTTTAGCACAAACATCTGCACCTCTTGCATTCTTTGCAATAGGTATGACGTTGGCTAATGTTTCTTTAAAAGAATGTATAAAAGAAAAAATGACAATAATATACTGTATATTACGTTTAGTAGTAATACCTGCGATATTTCTAGTATTACTTGTATTACTAGACTATATAGGAATAAGATTTGAATACAACGCTGTTATAGCTATAATCATCATGCTAACAACACCACCTGCAACGGTTGCTGTTTCTTATGCTATAAAATACGATAACGAGGCTGTATTAGCATCTAATATTTCATTAATAGGAACCTTTATATCAATAATTTTAATAATATTCTGGGTAATAGTTTTAACAATTGCCCATGGTTATGGAATAATATAA
- the recA gene encoding recombinase RecA: MAKKKEETDIVEEKERLLKSAVEQIQKSFGDGAIMKLGENQRMNISSISTGSLNLDLALGIGGVPRGRIVEIYGAESSGKTTLALNIIAQAQKEGGIAAFIDAEHALDPVYAKALGVNIDDLLISQPDTGEQAMEIVELLVRSSAIDVIVIDSVAALVPKSEIDGEMGDQQMGLQARLMSKALRKLTGSIGKSETVVVFINQIREKIGGFSFVPGVQTTTSGGRALKFFSTIRMEVKKVGQIKQSDDVVGNEVLVKVTKNKVAPPFKEARFNIMYGTGISKEGEILDLAIELQICKKSGAWFSYGDTKLGQGKINVENLLKENKELFEEIKAKVLEKLNVNNNKVSEE; encoded by the coding sequence ATGGCTAAGAAAAAAGAAGAAACAGATATAGTTGAAGAAAAGGAAAGATTGTTAAAATCAGCGGTTGAACAAATACAAAAGAGTTTCGGAGATGGAGCTATAATGAAATTAGGCGAAAATCAAAGAATGAATATTAGTTCAATATCGACTGGAAGTTTGAACCTAGATTTAGCTCTTGGTATAGGAGGAGTTCCAAGAGGCCGTATAGTTGAAATATATGGTGCAGAATCATCAGGGAAAACAACTTTAGCATTGAATATTATAGCACAAGCACAAAAAGAAGGAGGAATAGCAGCATTTATTGACGCTGAACATGCATTAGACCCCGTATATGCAAAGGCACTTGGTGTTAATATAGATGACTTATTAATTTCTCAACCTGATACTGGTGAGCAAGCAATGGAAATAGTAGAACTTTTAGTTAGAAGTTCAGCAATAGATGTAATAGTTATAGACTCAGTTGCAGCTCTTGTACCAAAGTCTGAAATAGATGGTGAAATGGGAGACCAACAAATGGGTCTACAAGCAAGATTAATGTCTAAAGCCTTGAGAAAATTAACAGGATCTATAGGTAAATCAGAAACTGTTGTTGTGTTTATAAACCAAATAAGAGAAAAAATAGGTGGATTTAGCTTTGTTCCTGGAGTTCAAACAACAACTTCAGGTGGAAGAGCTTTAAAATTCTTCTCTACTATACGTATGGAAGTAAAAAAAGTTGGTCAAATTAAGCAAAGCGATGACGTTGTAGGAAATGAAGTATTAGTAAAAGTAACTAAAAACAAGGTTGCACCTCCATTTAAGGAAGCTAGATTTAACATTATGTATGGAACAGGTATTTCAAAAGAAGGAGAAATACTAGATCTTGCAATTGAATTACAAATATGCAAAAAAAGTGGTGCATGGTTTAGCTATGGTGACACAAAACTTGGTCAAGGTAAGATAAATGTTGAAAACTTATTGAAAGAAAATAAGGAACTATTTGAAGAAATTAAAGCAAAGGTATTAGAAAAATTAAATGTTAACAATAATAAAGTTAGTGAAGAATAA